The Saccharothrix violaceirubra genome segment GGAGGTGGCCATGACCCGTACGCAGGCACCCAGGTCGTCGCCTTCCCGGACGTCGCCTTCCCACCTGTTGCCCACCGAGGAGCCGTTGGCGCTGCTGCGCCCCGACGGCACCCCGGTCGAGGGCTCGCCGCTGGTCATGCCGGCCGACGACGTGCTGGTCGAGCTGTACCGGCGGATGGTCGTCGGCCGCCGGTTCGACACCCAGGCCACGGCGCTGACCCGGCAGGGCCGGCTCGCGGTCTACCCGTCCTCCCGTGGCCAGGAGGCGTGCGAGATCGCCCCGGTGCTCGCGTTGCGCCCCGACGACTGGCTCTTCCCCACCTACCGCGACTCGGTCGCCCTGGTCAGCCGGGGCATCGACCCGGCGCAGACGTTGACGCTGCTGCAAGGCGGCTGGCACCTGGGCTACGACCCGTACGAGCACCGCGTCGGCCCGCAGTGCACGCCGCTGGCCACGAACACCCTGCACGCCGTGGGCTTCGCGCACGCGGCCCGGCTCAAGGGCGAGGACACCGCCGCGCTCGTGCTGCTCGGCGACGGCGCGACCAGCGAGGGCGACACGCACGAGGCGTTGAACTTCGCGGGCGTCTGGCAGGCACCCGTGGTGTTCCTGGTGCAGAACAACGGCTACGCGATCAGCGTGCCGCTGGACAAGCAGACCGCCGCGCCGACGTTGGCGCACAAGGGCATCGGCTACGGCGTGCCTTCGGTGCTGGTCGACGGCAACGACGCGGCGGCCGTGTACGCGGTCGTGCGCGATGCCCTGCGCACCGGCGGGCCGACGCTCATCGAGGCGTTGACGTACCGCATCGAGGCGCACACCAACGCCGACGACGCCACCCGCTACCGCACGTCCGACGAGGTCGCCGCGTGGCTGGCCCGTGATCCCGTCGACCGGCTGTCCGCCTACCTGACCGCACGCGGCCTGCTCGACGAGCGGACGAAGGACGACGTCGCGCGGGAGGCCGAGACGTTCGCCGCGGCCGTCCGCGCCGCGCTCAACGTGGACGTCGAGCCCGACCCGGCCGACCTGTTCGAGCACGTCTACGCGACCATGCCCGCGCACCTGCGCGCCCAGGCGGAATTCCTGCGCGAGGAGTCGGCATGACCGTGTCCATGGCCGGGGCGCTGAACAAGGCGCTCGCCGACGCGTTGGACGCCGACCCGACCGTGCTGGTGTTCGGCGAGGACGTCGGTCCGCTCGGCGGCGTGTTCCGGGTGACCGACGGCCTGGCCGCGAGGTTCGGCGACCGGCGGGTGTTCGACACCCCGCTGGCCGAGTCGGGCATCGTCGGCACCGCGATCGGCATGGCCATGAACGGGCTGCGGCCCGTGGTCGAGATGCAGTTCGACGCGTTCGCCTACCCGGCGTTCGAGCAGATCACCAGCCACCTGGCCAAGCTGCGCAACCGCACGCGCGGCGCGGTGTCGTTGCCCGTGGTGATCCGCGTGCCCTACGGCGGCGGCATCGGCGGCGTCGAGCACCACTGCGACTCGTCCGAGGCGTACTACACGCACACGCCGGGGCTGCGCGTCGTCACGCCCGGCACGCCCGACGACGCCTACCGGCTGCTGCGCGCGGCCATCGACTCGCCGGACCCGGTGATCTTCCTCGAACCCAAGCGCCGCTACTGGTCGAAGGGCCCGCTCACGGACGAGTCGCTCGCGTTCGACCGCGCGGTCGTGCGGCGACCCGGCGCGGACGTCACGCTCATCGCGTACGGACCGATGGTCGCGACCGCCTTGGAGACCGCCGAGGCGGCCGAGGAGGAGGGCTGGGACGTGGAGGTCGTGGACCTGAGGTCGTTGGCGCCGTTCGACGACGACACCGTGTGCGCGTCCGTGGTGAAGACCGGGCGCGCGGTCGTGGTGCACGAGGCGTCCGGGTTCGGCGGCTACGGCGCCGAGGTGGTCGCCCGGGTCACCGAGCGCTGCTTCCACCACCTGCACGCGCCCGTGCTGCGGGTGACCGGCTTCGACATCCCGTACCCGCCGCCCAAGCTGGAGGAGTTCCACCTGCCCGGCGTGGACCGCATCCTCGACACCATCGGCCGGTTGCAGTGGGACGACGAGGTCGTGGCGGCCCGCCGTGGCTGACTTCCGCCTGCCCGACCTGGGCGAGGGCCTGACCGAGGGCGAGATCGTCGCGTGGCTGGTGTCGGTCGGCGACACCGTGGCGGTCGACCAGCCCGTGGTCGAGGTGGAGACGGCCAAGGCGGTCGTCGAGGTGCCGTGCCCGTACGCGGGCGTGGTGACCGCGCGCAACGGCGAGGCGGGGGAGAAGCTCGCGGTCGGGTCCGTGCTGCTGACCGTCGACGGCACGGCCGCGGCGGAGGTGCCGGAGTCCTCCGAGTACAGCGGCAATGTGTTGATCGGGTACGGCACTTCCGACACCAGGCGCCGCCGCGGGCCGCGGCGGTCCGCCGTGCCCGATGCCCGTGAACCGGGTGCGGTCGGTGGGCCGGGCGGGCCCGGAACGGCTCGTGCCACGCGGGAGGTCGACAGGTCTCGCGCCACCGGTGTCACCCAGGGCGCGCGAGCGGATCAGGGTCCCGGCGTGATCTCGCCGATCGTCCGTCGGATGGCCCGCGAGCGCGGAGTCCCGTTGGAGCGCATCACGGGAACCGGTCCGGGCGGGGTGATCCGCCGCGCCGACGTGGAGAGCGCGTCCACCCCGAAGGGCCGACGGATTCCGTTGACGGGCCTGCGCGGCGCGGTCGCCCGGAAACTCGCCACCTCGCGCCGCGAGATCCCCGAGGCCACGGTCTGGGTCGACGTGGACGCCACCGGACTGCTCGCCGCCCGCGCCGCCCTGCCCGGCGTCTCCCTGCTCGCGCTGCTGGCCCGCTTCACGATCCTGGGCCTGCGCCGGTACCCGGAGCTGAACTCCCGTGTCGAAGGCGACGGGATCGTGGTCCTCGACGGGATCCACCTCGGCTTCGCCGCCCAGACCGAGCGTGGCCTGGTCGTGCCGGTGGTGCACGACGCCCACACGCTCACGACGGGCGCGCTCGCGGAGGCGATCACCGGACTGGCCGCGTCCGCCCGGGAGGGCACCCTCGCGCCCGCCGTGCTCACCGGCGGCACGTTCACCCTCAACAACTACGGCGTGTTCGGCGTGGACGGCTCGGCCGCGATCATCAACCACCCCGAGGCCGCGATCCTGGGCCTGGGCCGGGTCATCGACCGGCCGTGGGCCGTGGACGGGCGGCTGGAGGTGCGCAAGGTCGCCCAGTTGACGCTCGCCTTCGACCACCGCGTGTGCGACGGCGGCACGGCCGGCGGCTTCCTGCGCTACGTGGCCGACTGCGTCGAGGCTCCGATAAAGGCTTTGCGCGACCTTTAACGTGGACGGCGTGACCCCCGACTACCCCGTGCGGACGGCACGCCTGGTGCTGCGGCCGTTCACCGCCGCCGACGAAGCCGCCCTGCACTCCTGGGAATCCCGGCCCGACGTGGTCCGCTACCTCTACGGCGAGGCGCGCACGCCCGACGAGAGCAAGGTCAACCTGGCCCGCAAGATGTCCGTGCCCTGGCCCGAGAAGGAAGGCCAGGACCTGTGCCTGGTGATCGAGCGCGACGGCGTCGCGGTCGGCGAGGCCGTGCTGAAGTACCTGAGCGAGGAGCACCGCCAAGGCGAGATCGGCTACATCGTGCACCCCGACCACCACGGGCACGGCTACGCCACCGAGGCCGCCGCCGCGATGCTCGAACTCGGCTTCGGACTGCTGAAGCTGCACCGGATCGTGGCGAGTTGCGACGCGCGCAACGACGCGTCGTGGGGCGTGATGGAACGCCTGGGCATGCGGCGCGAGGCGCACTTCAAGCACAGCGAGCTTTTCAAGGGCGAGTGGGGCGAGGAGTTCGTCTACGCCATCCTCGAGGACGAGTGGCGTACGTCTCCGTTGGCGGCCAACGGAATCCGGGTGTAGAGAAGCCGGCCTCCGGCGGGGGATCATCACCCCATGCTGGAGTTCGGCGAGGACAACGACGTCGGCTACGACTGGTGGGTGGCGGCGAACCCCAACCAGTTCGTGATCGACGCGGAACCCTCCTTCGACATCACCACGATGGTGCTGCACCGGGTCGTGTGCCGTACCGGGATCGCGCGCGACCACGTTCGGATCTGCGGCACCCGCCGCGAACTGGAGACCCGCTATCCGCGGGTGCGGGCGTGCGCGGACTGCATGGCGGGTCGGTGGTGAGTCACGTCTGGTACGTCGCGTACGGCTCGAACGTGCTCTACTCCCGCTTCGCCTGCTACCTGCGGGGCGGCACGCCGGAAGGCACCACGCACGTCTACCCCGGCTGCCGCGACCGCACGCCGCCGGCCGCCGACGTGCCGCTCACGGTCCCCGGCCGGCTCTACTTCGCCACCCACTCCCCGGTGTGGGGCGGCGGCCGGGCGTTCCTCGACCCGGACGCCGACTCGACGGTGGCCGCCCGCGCCTACCTGATCACCGCCGGCCAGTTCGCCGACGTGGCCGCGCAGGAGATGTACCGCGAGCCCGGCGAGGAGTTCGACCTGTCGACCGTGCTGTCGGTCGGGCGGCACGAGTTCGGCACCGGGCGTTACGAGACCCTGGTGTGCCTGGGGCACCGCGACGGGCACCCGCTGCTGACGTTCACCTCGCCCTGGCGGCCGGCCGACGTCGAGCACGTCCCGCCCTCGGCGGCGTATCTGGGCGTGATCGCGCGCGGACTGGTCGAGTCGCACGGCTTCACCGACGCGCGGCTCGCGGACTACTTCGCGGGCACGGCGGTGAGGTCGCCGTCCTGACCGGCCGCGCACCGGGCGGCCTGGTCGGTGGTGCGCAGGAACGCGGTCACGCACCGGGCGACCTGGTCGTGGCCCAGGGCGTTGGGGTGGAAGGACTCCTGGAACACGTGCCGTGCGCGCTCGTCGTCGCGCAGCCCCTCGAAGTCCACCGTGAGCCGGGTGAACCACTCGGTCTCCGGCCGGTCGCCACCCACGCACGCCTCGTGTCCGGCGCCCGCGCCGGACAGGTCGAGGAAGCGTGCGCCCACGGAGTTCGCGGCCGTGCGCAGCGACGCGGACAACTGGCCGACGGCCGTGTTCTTCACCCACTCCAGGTCGCCGGCGCGCAACGGGCACCCGGCCAGGTTCTGGAGGTCGGCGGGCAGGTCCGGCGCGACCGGTGAGGCGTAGGACTGGAGGACCAGCGTGTAGGCGCGTTGCGTGTAGCCCTCGTTGCGCAGCACGAGCTGCACGTCCCGCAGCGCGCGCTCGACCTTCGGCGTCATCTTGGCCACGCGCTGCTTCCACTCGCCCGACAGGGACTTGGCGCAGTCGGACTTGCGCTCGAACCACGCCTTGAGGCACGTGTTGAGCACGTCGGAGAACCGGGGGTCGTCGTTCGCGCCGACGGCCACGAGCACGACCGTGACCCGGTATTCACGGGCGATCGCCGCGAGCCGGCGGGCCTGGGAGCCCTCGGTGTTGCGGACTTGATCGGTCAAGCCGACCTGTTCGGAGTTGGCGCCCGAGCACGCCAGGTTGAACACCTTGTCGACGCCCGCCCGGGTCTTCCACACCGAGGCGTTCGCCGACCGGTGGCACCAGTTGCCGTCGACGCCGTCCGTGCCGGCTTCGTAGTCGCCCGCGCCCTCGCCGGACATCGTGCTGTCGCCCAGCGCCACCATCGCGGTCGGCGCGTCCGGTCCCGGTCCGGGTGCCGGCGGGAACGGCGAGTCGGCGACCAGCAGCAGTACCGCGACCAGCGGTACCACCAGGACCAGGGCGAGCAGTCGGCGCGGCATCGGCGATCACTCTACGGACCGGCACCCGGACGGAGCAGCGCGTGCGCTGCGATGCTCAGCCGAGCGCGGTCAGCAGGTCGGTGAGCGCCCGGCCCAGCGGGAGGTCCACGAGCACGGACGCGTGGGCGTCGCCGCGCGTCTCGCCCCGGTTGACGATCACCACGGTCCGGCCGGTCCGGGCCGCCCGCTCGACGAACCGCAGCCCGGACCGGACGGTCAGCGACGAGCCGAGCACGAGCAGCGCGTCGGCCGCGCCCACGAGCGCGTAGCAGCGGTCCACCCGGTCCTTGGGCACGTTCTCGCCGAAGAACACCACGTCGGGCTTGAGCACGCCGCCGCAGTCCGCGCACGCCGCGACCCGGAACCCGCGCACCACGTCGTCGGGCAGCTCCACGTCGCCGTCCGGGTTCACCCGGGACGCGTCGGCGGAGAACTCCCCGTTGAGGTCGCGCAGCCGCCGGTCCAGGTCGAGCCGGCCGGTGACCACGCGGCAGTCCAGGCACACGACCCGGTCGATGCCGCCGTGCAGCTCGACCACGTCCGGCGTGCCGGCCGCGCGGTGCAGGCCGTCCACGTTCTGCGTGATCACGCCGGTCAGCAGGCCCCGGTCGTGCAGTGCGGTCACGGCGTGGTGCCCGGCGTTGGGCGTGGCGCCCGCGAGCAGGCGCCAGCCGACGTGGCTGCGGGCCCAGTACCGTCGACGGTTGTCCGCGTCGGCGACGAAGTCCTGGTAGGTCATGGGCGTGTGGGTGCGCAGGCTGCCCGTGGCGCCCCGGTAGTCGGGGATGCCCGACTCGGTGGACAACCCCGCGCCGCTGAGCACGAGCACGTTGCCCGCGCCGACGACCCCGACCACCTCGTCCAGGCTGGTGGTGCGGGGCCGGGGCGGGCCGGTCGGCGTCCAGGTCAGCGTCGGCTTGGTGCGCACGTCGGCGAGCGTAACCGCGGCTCAACGCCGGCGGTCGGTGATTTCCACGCCGTGCGCGGCCAGGGCCCGCTCGAACGCCCGCGGGTCGTCGGGCGTGACGACCGGCTTGACCGTGCGCCCGGTGTCCACGACGTACGCGGTGGTCCGGCCGGACCGGCCGCCGTCGAGGTTGAACCAGCGGGTCGGGTTGGCCGTGCCCCACAGCCGCAACCGGCCGGTGCGGGCCGTGAGCGGATAGCGCAGGACGCGCACGACGCGGTCGTACGGCACGCGCTTGGCCGTCAGCGTCGGAAAGTAGTAGCGGCGGATCACGAGGGCGTCGTCCCGGCACAGGACCGAGCCGTCGCGGTAGTCGGTGTCGGTCATGGTCCACCTCCCGTATTCCACCTTACCGGGAGGAACCCTCGTGTTCAGCGTTCCGTGGCCGACACGTCGACCGCCGTTCGGCCCGGTGGGGTACCACTGGCTGGTGCTCGACCACGCGCCCGACCTCGCCGCCCTGTTCCCGGAACTGTCCGACGACACGCTCGTCGTGGACTACGACGACGCCGAGGACCCCGTCCTGCGCCGCGCCGACGGGTCGTCGATCGACACGTGGCGCGAGAACTACCCGTACCAGGAGCGGATGTCGCGCGAGGAGTACGACCTCCTCAAGCGCCTGCTCCAGATCGAACTGCTCAAGCTCCAGTACTGGATCAAGGACAACGGCGGCCGGATGGTCGTGGTGTTCGAGGGCCGGGACGCGGCGGGCAAGGGCGGCACGATCAAGCGGTTCACCGAGCACCTCAACCCGCGCGGCGCGCGGGTCGTCGCGCTGGGCAAGCCGACCGAGCGCGAGCAGGGGGAGTGGTACTTCCAGCGCTACGTCGACCACCTGCCCACCGCCGGCGAGATCGTGCTGTTCGACCGGTCCTGGTACAACCGGGCCGGTGTCGAGCGCGTGATGGGCTACTGCACCGACGAGCAGTACCACCGGTTCATGCACCAGGCGCCGCGCTTCGAGCAGATGCTCGTCGACGACGGCATCACGCTGGTGAAGCTGTGGTTCTCGGTCTCCCAGGCCGAGCAGCGCACCCGGTTCCTGATCCGCCAGGTCGACCCGGTGCGGCAGTGGAAGCTCAGCCCCAACGACCTGGAGTCGTTGGACCGCTGGACCGCCTACACCCGGGCCAAGGTCGCCATGTTCCGGGAGACCGACACCACCTCGGCGCCGTGGACCGTGGTGAAGAGCAACGACAAGAAGCGGGCCCGCGTCGAGGCGATGCGCAGCGTCCTGGCCCGATTCGACTACGCGGACAAGGACCACGAGGTGGTCGGCGCGCCCGACCCGCGTGTGATCGGTCCGGCCGCGACGCTGCTGGAGGAAGGCGAGCACTGACGGCGTTCCCCGGACACGACGCGCGGTGCGCTGCCATGATCCCGATCATGGGGAATCCGAGCACTCCGCGCGAGTTCGCGGAACGGATCGTGTCATTGGGCCTGGCCGCGCCCGAAGCGGCGGCGGAGTTCGCCGACTGGGAACTCGACGAGGAGGACGACCCGCTCCGCACCTACCACGAGATCCTGATCGAACTGGGCCTCGCGGTCCAGGTACCGGTCGGCGACACCGACGACCTCGAGCGGACCTATGCGGACGTACTGTCCGAAGTGGTCGGACTGACCGGCGGTGCGGTCGAGGTCGCGGACGTGCGGCTCGCCGACGACCTGAGGTCGATCGCGTTCACGATCGACGGCGTGCGCAAGGAGTGGCACACCGAGCACCACTCCACCCGGCACCTCGACCAGTTGGCGATCTACGAGTTCGTGTCGCTGTTCGACCCGCCGGACGGGCGCCGCTTCCGCGGGCTCGGCCTGGCGGACGACTACGACGACCCGGTCTACCTGCTGGCGACCGAGGAGCACGCCCGGGTGTTGGCCGACGAGTTCGGCGTCACGTCGTGACACCGGTGGTGGGGCGGGGAATTCCCGCCCCACCACCGGTCACGGCGCGACCGGGCCCGGGACGTGGTGCAGGTAGGTGCCCGCCCAGTCGATGGCGTCCTTCGGTCGCTTGGCCGGGAGCGCGGGCACGAAGTTCGCCGCCTCGTCCGTGCTGCCCGACCCGTCGTAGCGGGCGGTCAGCGGGTACGGGAACACCGGGCGCGTGCGGACCACGTTCCCGTCCCCGTCACGACCGGTCGCGACGACGCGTTCGGGCGCGCGATCCTGTTCCACCCACGAGAAGAGTTCCTTCAGCGGGTCGAACTCGGTGAGCGTCGTGCCGCCGAAGCAGTGGTACATCGCGGGCACGGCGAACAGGCGTGCCCACCGCCGCGTGGCCGCCGGGCCGCCACTGGTCCTGGTCAGCCGCTCGTAGTAGTCGAGCGTGCTGTCCGCCGGGATCGCCTGGTCGTTCCACCCGTGCCAGAGCACGAGCTTGCCGCCCGAGCGGCGGAACTCCGACAGGTCCAGGCTCATCGCGTTGCCCCGTGCGCCCTCCACGCCGATCCGGCGCAGTTCGGCCTGCGTGAACGGCACGGCGTCGACCGACGAGTGCGGCGTCCCGATCGGGTAGCCCGCGTACCGCAGGTAGTTGTCCGCCAGCGTCCGGGCGAACGCCTCGCCGTACTCGGGTGCGGGCACGATCCAGCCGTACCAGGCCAGTTCCGACCCGTACGCCTCGTTGCCCGGGTAGAGCCGCACGCCGGCC includes the following:
- a CDS encoding thiamine pyrophosphate-dependent dehydrogenase E1 component subunit alpha, which codes for MTRTQAPRSSPSRTSPSHLLPTEEPLALLRPDGTPVEGSPLVMPADDVLVELYRRMVVGRRFDTQATALTRQGRLAVYPSSRGQEACEIAPVLALRPDDWLFPTYRDSVALVSRGIDPAQTLTLLQGGWHLGYDPYEHRVGPQCTPLATNTLHAVGFAHAARLKGEDTAALVLLGDGATSEGDTHEALNFAGVWQAPVVFLVQNNGYAISVPLDKQTAAPTLAHKGIGYGVPSVLVDGNDAAAVYAVVRDALRTGGPTLIEALTYRIEAHTNADDATRYRTSDEVAAWLARDPVDRLSAYLTARGLLDERTKDDVAREAETFAAAVRAALNVDVEPDPADLFEHVYATMPAHLRAQAEFLREESA
- a CDS encoding alpha-ketoacid dehydrogenase subunit beta, giving the protein MTVSMAGALNKALADALDADPTVLVFGEDVGPLGGVFRVTDGLAARFGDRRVFDTPLAESGIVGTAIGMAMNGLRPVVEMQFDAFAYPAFEQITSHLAKLRNRTRGAVSLPVVIRVPYGGGIGGVEHHCDSSEAYYTHTPGLRVVTPGTPDDAYRLLRAAIDSPDPVIFLEPKRRYWSKGPLTDESLAFDRAVVRRPGADVTLIAYGPMVATALETAEAAEEEGWDVEVVDLRSLAPFDDDTVCASVVKTGRAVVVHEASGFGGYGAEVVARVTERCFHHLHAPVLRVTGFDIPYPPPKLEEFHLPGVDRILDTIGRLQWDDEVVAARRG
- a CDS encoding dihydrolipoamide acetyltransferase family protein, producing the protein MADFRLPDLGEGLTEGEIVAWLVSVGDTVAVDQPVVEVETAKAVVEVPCPYAGVVTARNGEAGEKLAVGSVLLTVDGTAAAEVPESSEYSGNVLIGYGTSDTRRRRGPRRSAVPDAREPGAVGGPGGPGTARATREVDRSRATGVTQGARADQGPGVISPIVRRMARERGVPLERITGTGPGGVIRRADVESASTPKGRRIPLTGLRGAVARKLATSRREIPEATVWVDVDATGLLAARAALPGVSLLALLARFTILGLRRYPELNSRVEGDGIVVLDGIHLGFAAQTERGLVVPVVHDAHTLTTGALAEAITGLAASAREGTLAPAVLTGGTFTLNNYGVFGVDGSAAIINHPEAAILGLGRVIDRPWAVDGRLEVRKVAQLTLAFDHRVCDGGTAGGFLRYVADCVEAPIKALRDL
- a CDS encoding GNAT family N-acetyltransferase: MTPDYPVRTARLVLRPFTAADEAALHSWESRPDVVRYLYGEARTPDESKVNLARKMSVPWPEKEGQDLCLVIERDGVAVGEAVLKYLSEEHRQGEIGYIVHPDHHGHGYATEAAAAMLELGFGLLKLHRIVASCDARNDASWGVMERLGMRREAHFKHSELFKGEWGEEFVYAILEDEWRTSPLAANGIRV
- a CDS encoding histone deacetylase, with amino-acid sequence MRGLHGGSVVSHVWYVAYGSNVLYSRFACYLRGGTPEGTTHVYPGCRDRTPPAADVPLTVPGRLYFATHSPVWGGGRAFLDPDADSTVAARAYLITAGQFADVAAQEMYREPGEEFDLSTVLSVGRHEFGTGRYETLVCLGHRDGHPLLTFTSPWRPADVEHVPPSAAYLGVIARGLVESHGFTDARLADYFAGTAVRSPS
- a CDS encoding GDSL-type esterase/lipase family protein, with amino-acid sequence MPRRLLALVLVVPLVAVLLLVADSPFPPAPGPGPDAPTAMVALGDSTMSGEGAGDYEAGTDGVDGNWCHRSANASVWKTRAGVDKVFNLACSGANSEQVGLTDQVRNTEGSQARRLAAIAREYRVTVVLVAVGANDDPRFSDVLNTCLKAWFERKSDCAKSLSGEWKQRVAKMTPKVERALRDVQLVLRNEGYTQRAYTLVLQSYASPVAPDLPADLQNLAGCPLRAGDLEWVKNTAVGQLSASLRTAANSVGARFLDLSGAGAGHEACVGGDRPETEWFTRLTVDFEGLRDDERARHVFQESFHPNALGHDQVARCVTAFLRTTDQAARCAAGQDGDLTAVPAK
- a CDS encoding NAD-dependent protein deacetylase, with protein sequence MRTKPTLTWTPTGPPRPRTTSLDEVVGVVGAGNVLVLSGAGLSTESGIPDYRGATGSLRTHTPMTYQDFVADADNRRRYWARSHVGWRLLAGATPNAGHHAVTALHDRGLLTGVITQNVDGLHRAAGTPDVVELHGGIDRVVCLDCRVVTGRLDLDRRLRDLNGEFSADASRVNPDGDVELPDDVVRGFRVAACADCGGVLKPDVVFFGENVPKDRVDRCYALVGAADALLVLGSSLTVRSGLRFVERAARTGRTVVIVNRGETRGDAHASVLVDLPLGRALTDLLTALG
- the ppk2 gene encoding polyphosphate kinase 2 → MFSVPWPTRRPPFGPVGYHWLVLDHAPDLAALFPELSDDTLVVDYDDAEDPVLRRADGSSIDTWRENYPYQERMSREEYDLLKRLLQIELLKLQYWIKDNGGRMVVVFEGRDAAGKGGTIKRFTEHLNPRGARVVALGKPTEREQGEWYFQRYVDHLPTAGEIVLFDRSWYNRAGVERVMGYCTDEQYHRFMHQAPRFEQMLVDDGITLVKLWFSVSQAEQRTRFLIRQVDPVRQWKLSPNDLESLDRWTAYTRAKVAMFRETDTTSAPWTVVKSNDKKRARVEAMRSVLARFDYADKDHEVVGAPDPRVIGPAATLLEEGEH